ACTAAACCCATTTGGACCATTGTGTTAGCACATTGCCGCTTGCAAATGCTTGCGGTAGCGTTTGACGCGAGAGAAACTGGTGCTGGTTAGGCCCTACCGTTTCAGTTACGGACAGGCCTTTGTCCGGCGCTTTTCTCACCTTGGTCAGGTTCTGGGCTTTCGTTGGTCTCTAACCGCCCCGCCCGGCGCTACGCGGCGGGCAGCACCAGCACGGGTATTGGGCTATGCAGCAGCACGTGCACCGTTACGCTGCGGTGAAACAACTCGCCCAGGAAGCTGCGGGGGCGCGCCACCAGTACTACCCAATCGAACCCGCCGCCGGCCACGGCCTGCAAGATGCCGCCCGCCGGCGTAGCGTGCACCAGGCTTTGGGTGCGCAGGCCGGTAGTCAGGTCCAGGGCGAGGCCCGTGCGCTCCAGCGCCTCGCGGGCGGCGGCCGTGCCGGCCGCCGCGCTCGCCTCATCGGAGCCGACGTGCAGCACGGTCAGCTCCGCAGGCAGCGCATCGAGCAGGTGCCGGACGAGGCTCGCGTGCGTGCCCAGGCTAACCACTTCAGCATCGAGGGCCCATAGCACGCGGTGCGGGATGATGGGGCGGGTGGGGGCGGGCACCACCAGCATGGGCTGCGGGGCGTTGCGTAAGATGTCCAGTGCGGCGCTCGACACCAGCGCGTCGGGCGTGGCGTCGGTGTTGCGGTGGCCGAGGACGACCAGCGCGGGCTGGTGGCGGCGCAAGGCATCGGCCACTGCTTCGGCTACCCGGCCGTGCGCCGCTTCGGCCACTACGGGCGCGGTAAGCTCTCGCGTCAGGCTTTCGAGCGCCAGGTCGATGGCCGCCTGGCTGAGCTTATCTACCCGGCCGGTGAGGTGCTCAGGGTCTAGGAGCGAGTCGCGGCGCACGTGCAGCAGCACCAGTTGCGCGCCGATGGCCCCGGCCAGCGCGTCGGCGTAGGCCAGGGCGTGGTCGGCGGGTTGGAAAAAATCGGTGAGTACCAGCAGCGAGAGCGTCATTTTGTAAGGGGGTAGGGAAACGCTGGCAAAGAACCGGGCGTAGCTGGCCCCTTGCTATGTTTAGTATCAGCCCTACTGCCTGATTTTAATCATGGGCTGGGCCGGGTGGCTAATGGAACCTTGCAGCCTCTCAGGCCCACCGCCTTACGCTTGACTATCAAAGCGCTAGGGAGGGAAGCTTTTTCACCCACCAAGTTTATGACCCAGTCTATTTCGCCCGCCGCCCGCCACGCCTACCTGGTGGGCGGCGGCATTGCCTCGCTGGCCGCAGCGGCTTTTCTCCTTCGTGACGGGCAGCTACCGGGGGCGAATATTCATATTTTTGAAGAAGCCGAGCTGGTCGGCGGCAGCCTCGACGCGGCCGGGCAGGCCGACCAGGGCTACGTGATGCGCGGGGGCCGAATGCTGAACTTCAGCTACCGCTGCACCTACGAGTTGCTGGCCTCCATCCCGTCGCTGGCGCACGCGGGCCAGTCGGTGCGCGACGATATTATGGCCTTCAACGAGCAGCTCAAAACCCACGCCCTGGCGCGGGTGGTGGACCGCGCCGGCCACATCGTGGACGTGACCTCGATGGGTTTCACCGAGCCCGACCGGCTCGCCATTGTGGAGCTGCTGGCCATGCCCGAGCACCTGCTCGGTACCAAGCGCGTGGATGAGTGGTTTAAGCCCGGCTTTTTTGAGACGAATTTCTGGTTTATGTGGGCCACCATGTTTGCCTTCCAGCCCTGGCACAGTCTGGTGGAATTCAAGCGGTATTTGCTGCGCTTCTTGCAGGAGTTTCCGCGCATCGACACGCTGGCGGGCGTTGACCGCACGCCGTATAACCAGTTCGATTCCATCGTGTTGCCCATCCTGACGTGGCTGCAAGAGCAGGGGGTAGACTTCCGGCTGGGCAGCCAGGTAACGGACCTGGATTTTGCGCCCCACGCCGATACCAAAACCGTAGTGCGCGTGCACTACACCCGCGACCAATCGTCGCAAACCCAGGACGTGCAGCCCCACGATTTGGTGCTGGTCACCAACGGCTCGATGACGGCCAACTCGACGCTGGGCACCATGAGCACCGCGCCCGTGCTCAACGCCGCGCCCGGCGACGGGGCCTGGGCCCTGTGGGAAACCCTGGCCCAGAAATACTCCGACTTCGGCCGGCCCTACGTCTTCGACCAGCGGCTGGATGAGTCGATTTGGGAATCGTTTACGGTGACCAGCCACGGCACGCTGTTTTTCGATTTGATGGAAAAATTCTCGGGTAACCAGGCTGGCACCGGGGCGCTGGTCACGCTCAAAGATTCCAGCTGGCTGCTGTCGGTGGTGCTGGCCTACCAGCCGCACTTTATCAACCAGCCGGCCGGCGTAACGGTGTTTTGGGGCTACGGGCTGTTTCCGGATAGGGTAGGGAACTACGTGCCCAAGAAGATGAGCGACTGCTCGGGCGAGGAGATTCTGACCGAATTGCTTAATCACCTGCATTTTACGGCGCAGCTGCCGGCCATTATCGCCGAGGCCAACTGCATTCCGGCGCTGCTGCCCTACATCACCAGCCAGTTTTTGACCCGCGCCCCCGGCGACCGGCCGCCGGTGGTGCCCGCGGGCTCGACCAACTTCGCCTTTCTGGGCCAGTTCACCGAAATGCCTGATGATGTGGTGTTTACCGTGGAGTATTCCGTGCGCTCGGCCCAGCTGGCAGTGTATGAGCTGTTGCAGCTCGACAAGCAGCCCCCAGCGATTTATAAAGGGCAGCACAGCCCGAAAGTGCTCTACGATGCCCTGCAAACCATGCACCGCTAAGCGATAGCATAAGATGTTGTTTAACTGTTTGTTAACCCTCTTTTATTTTGACCATGAACGTCACCGTTTTTAGCACTATGTCCTTTGAGCGCTCCTTTTTGGAGCAAGCCAACGCGGGCCGGCACCAGCTGCATTTTTATGAGGCGGATGTGGCGGACCAGACCGTGCCGCTGGCCCAGGGGTCGCTGGCGGTCAGCGTGGCGGCCAACGATAACCTGGCGGCCCCCACCCTGGAGCGGCTGGCGGCGCACGGCGTGCGCTACGTGCTGGTGCGCGCCACCGGCACCGACCAGGTAGACCTGCCGGCCGCCCACCGGCTGGGCCTACGCGTGGCCCACGTGCCCGATTACTCGCCCCACGCCATTGCCGAGCACGCCGTGGCCCTGATGCTGGCCCTGGCCCGCCACCTGCGCCAGGCCGACCAGCAGCTGCGCGCCAACGACTTTTGCCTCGATAAACTCATTGGCTTTGAGCTATATGGCAAAACGGTGGGCATCGTGGGGGTAGGGCACATCGGGGCCGTGCTGGCGGGCATCCTGCACGGCTTCGGCTGCCGGCTGCTGGGCGAAGACGTGCAGCCCAACGACGAGCTGTGCCGACGCTACGACCTAGAGTACGTGGCCCTGCCCGAGCTGTGCGCCCAGGCCGACATTATCAGCCTGCACACGCCCCTGACGGCCCAGACCCGGCACCTGTTCAACGACCAGGTATTGGGCCAACTGAAGCCCGGCGCGATGCTCATCAACACCGGCCGGGGCGGCGTGCTCGACACGGCCGCCGCCCTGCGGGCCCTCGACAGCGGCCGGCTCGGCTACCTGGGCCTGGACGTGTACGAGGGGGAGCAAGGGCTCTTTTTTGC
Above is a genomic segment from Hymenobacter psoromatis containing:
- a CDS encoding oleate hydratase: MTQSISPAARHAYLVGGGIASLAAAAFLLRDGQLPGANIHIFEEAELVGGSLDAAGQADQGYVMRGGRMLNFSYRCTYELLASIPSLAHAGQSVRDDIMAFNEQLKTHALARVVDRAGHIVDVTSMGFTEPDRLAIVELLAMPEHLLGTKRVDEWFKPGFFETNFWFMWATMFAFQPWHSLVEFKRYLLRFLQEFPRIDTLAGVDRTPYNQFDSIVLPILTWLQEQGVDFRLGSQVTDLDFAPHADTKTVVRVHYTRDQSSQTQDVQPHDLVLVTNGSMTANSTLGTMSTAPVLNAAPGDGAWALWETLAQKYSDFGRPYVFDQRLDESIWESFTVTSHGTLFFDLMEKFSGNQAGTGALVTLKDSSWLLSVVLAYQPHFINQPAGVTVFWGYGLFPDRVGNYVPKKMSDCSGEEILTELLNHLHFTAQLPAIIAEANCIPALLPYITSQFLTRAPGDRPPVVPAGSTNFAFLGQFTEMPDDVVFTVEYSVRSAQLAVYELLQLDKQPPAIYKGQHSPKVLYDALQTMHR